DNA from Paraburkholderia sp. ZP32-5:
GACCCGCGAGGACCTGGCGGCATTGCGCTATGTGTATGCGAGCACCAATGCGACCGGTCACCGGATGGTCGAACAGTGGCTCGACGAGTTGAATCTGAAGCGCGAAGTGGTGCTCAGGCTGCCTCATTTCGTTGTCGCGCCCGAGATCGTCATGCATACCGATCTGGCGATCATCTTCCCGAAGAGCATTGCGCGCCGTTTCAATCGCGGCAAGGCGTTTCGCATTCTGCCGCTGCCGTTCAAGCTGCCGCCTATCGAGATCCAGGTGCACACGCATACGCAATTCGCGGCCGATCCGGGCATCGCGTGGTTGCGGCGAACGCTCTATGACATGTTTCATCAGCCGCAGCGCTAGTCACAGAGAAGTCATCAACAATTCAGCTCTCGACCCCGTGATGAGCCTTGTTTTGCTGGCCCAGAAAATGCGAGGGTTGCGCCGAGCGACGAAGTAGTTCATGGTCAAGCCTTGCGTGAACCTCATACGGCTTGCAACCCATGCACGACTGACCCGACTGAAGGAGATCGACCATGCGCGATAGCGTCGCCAGCACCGAGTCCCACTCCCCCAGCAAATCTCACAGTTCGCATTTCGCCGTAGTCGATCATTACGCCCGGGCCGCGCAGCGCAGGCTCAGCAATTTCAGCGTGATGAACGTGCTGCGCAGTTTCCCGCAGTTCATTCCGAATAGCGAAGGAAGCTATAAGGCCCGAGCGAAGCTCACGGTCGATGCGATCAACCAGACGCTTCCTCTCTTGAGCGAGCTGGCGGCTTCGGTCGGAAGGCCGCGGGCGCCCGTCATCGAAATCGCCGACTTTCCGGCCAATGACGAACAACGGCAGGCCGCGGCTGCGCTGAAGGAGTACCTCGACGCTCGAGGCAGCGACAAGTCGAGCTATCACAGCTATCACCATCTGTACGGTGCGATCCTTGCGGATCGCGAGGCCATGCGCTCGGTGATCGAAATCGGCATAGGCACGCATCATTCCGACACCGTTTCGTACATGGTCAGAGGCGAGGCTGGCGGATCGCTCAGGGCGTTCAGGGATTTTCTGCCTTTCGCGCAGATTCATGGAGCGGACATCGACCGCCGGGTTCTCTTCGAGGAAGAGCGCATCAAGACGTTCTTCGTCGACCAGACCGATCCAGCCGCTTTCGAGCAGCTCGCGAGGTCAGTGCCCGGCGAATGCGATCTCATCATCGACGATGGTCTGCACTCTCCGCACGCCAACATCCAGACGCTGATCTTCGGGTTGAAAAAAGTGAGGCTCGGCGGCTGGGTCGTGGTGGAAGACATCGCACATGACGCGCTGCCCGTTTGGCACGCCGTCAACGCGTTGCTTCCCAACCGCTATCAGACGTATATCGTCAACGAGCAGCACGCGCTGTTGTTCGCGGTGAAGCGCGTCGAATGATCGACACAGAGTGAGCACGCTTCGTGATCTGCTTTGGATCCGGGGCGCGCTCACTGCTACGCTCACTGTTGAGCTCACTGCCGCGATCAGGAAGCCAACTGTATCGCGAGTTCGTCGTCCTTGATGCTGGCGATGGGCTGCAGGATCGAGCTATCGAATTTCCTCGGTTCGCGCCCGTTTGCGAGAAGCATCGGCAGATCGGGGTTCGCGAGCGCGCCTCGCCCAACGGTGACGATGTCCGCGCCGGACGCCAGCATGTGGGCGATACGCTCCGCCGTATGCAGGCCGCCGTTCGCGGTGATCGTCACGTTCGGCGCGTACCGGCGCGCGAGTGCGACGAGGCTGTCACGCGTGCTTTCGAATGCGGGCTGCCACGCTTCGTGCTCGGTGACGTGGATGAAATCCACGCCTGCGTCGCCAAGTGTGCCGAAGATCACTTCGGCGTCCGCCTCGCCGCCTGGCCACTTTGACGTGAAGTCGTTGACCTTGCCCTGCGAGATGCGAATACCGACTGGTGCTGCATTGCCGATGCCGCGCCGTACCGAATTCACGACATCGACGAGCAGTTGCACTCGCGCCCGCGTGCTGCCACCCCAACGGTCGGTTCTGAGATTGGTGTGCGCGCCCAGAAACTGGTCGAGCAGATAGCCATTCGCGCCGTGGATCTCCACACCGCTGAATCCCGCGATGTTGACCGCGCGATGCGCGGCCTGCACGAAGCCTTGTATCGCCTCGTCGATCTCGGCATCGGTCATCTGCCGCGGTTCCGGATACGGCCCATCGCCATAATAAAATGCCATCTGTTCACCCTTGGGCCGAACGGCCGACGGCGCGACGGTGTGCGTGCGATAAACATTGCCCTGACTCAGCGCGCCTGCATGCATCAGTTGTGCGAACACGCGCGCGCCATGTGCGTGCATGTCGCGATTGAACTCGCTCCACGCCCGCGCCTGTTCGTCATCGGCGAGGCCCGGTTGAAATCGGTATCCTTGCGAGAACGCCTTGTCGGTATAGATTCCTTCTGTCGTGACGAGACCGAAGCCGCCCTTCGCGAAACGCGCGTAGTAATCGAACATCGTCTGTGTCGGGTGACCGTATTCCGTGGCGGTGATGCGTGTCATCGGGGCGACTGCGACGCGGTTGCGTACCGCGATACCGTTGCCGTTGTAGGGAGAAAGGATCTGCGAGTTAAAGTCGGTCATTTCGCGGCTCGTCAAGAAAGAGGAAAGTGACTTCATCGTAGGCCGCGGAAGAGCGGAGAAACAGACATCGGAAGGTGAAGCCGTCGTAACACAATTGGATATAAACCATGTTCCTTCCAGACGTTCGAACTTTCCTCGCGGTTGCGTCGGCAGGCAGTCTTTCCGCCGCCGCACGGCAGCTCAACGTCGTTCCGATGCAGGTGTCGCGGCGCATCGCCGCGCTGGAAGAAGATCTCGGCGTGCGGCTCTTTCATCGAACGACCCGATCGCTCACGCTGACCGCCGAAGGTGAGGCCTTCGTGTCTTTTGCCACCGCGATGGCCGATGCGGAGTCCGGTGCGCGCGCCGAGCTCAGCCCGTCGCAGGGGAAGGCGTCGGGGATACTTCGTGTGACGGCGCCAAGTGGGTTCGGACAATCCGTCGTGTTGCCCATGCTTGCAAGTTTGCTCGAAGCCAATCCCGAGCTTCGTATCGACCTCGACCTTTCCGATCGTCAGGTCGATATCGTCGGGCAAGGCCTCGACGTGGCCTTGCGGATTGCGCCGCTGGAGGACTCCGAGCTGGTGGCGAAGAAGATGGTTTCCAATCCTCGTCTCATTTGCGCCGCGCCAGCTTATCTGAAGA
Protein-coding regions in this window:
- a CDS encoding NADH:flavin oxidoreductase produces the protein MTDFNSQILSPYNGNGIAVRNRVAVAPMTRITATEYGHPTQTMFDYYARFAKGGFGLVTTEGIYTDKAFSQGYRFQPGLADDEQARAWSEFNRDMHAHGARVFAQLMHAGALSQGNVYRTHTVAPSAVRPKGEQMAFYYGDGPYPEPRQMTDAEIDEAIQGFVQAAHRAVNIAGFSGVEIHGANGYLLDQFLGAHTNLRTDRWGGSTRARVQLLVDVVNSVRRGIGNAAPVGIRISQGKVNDFTSKWPGGEADAEVIFGTLGDAGVDFIHVTEHEAWQPAFESTRDSLVALARRYAPNVTITANGGLHTAERIAHMLASGADIVTVGRGALANPDLPMLLANGREPRKFDSSILQPIASIKDDELAIQLAS
- a CDS encoding LysR family transcriptional regulator, producing MFLPDVRTFLAVASAGSLSAAARQLNVVPMQVSRRIAALEEDLGVRLFHRTTRSLTLTAEGEAFVSFATAMADAESGARAELSPSQGKASGILRVTAPSGFGQSVVLPMLASLLEANPELRIDLDLSDRQVDIVGQGLDVALRIAPLEDSELVAKKMVSNPRLICAAPAYLKKHGRPSTVADLDDHACIRLSAVRRWPLIVDGALIRKQVDARLTTTSVEAARTAAMQGLGLAQLTYWDVFRQLADNSLVQVHLQDAAMEDLSVWAVMPSRRYVPNRVNVFLGALQTQIAELSERHRR